A window of Cryptomeria japonica chromosome 3, Sugi_1.0, whole genome shotgun sequence contains these coding sequences:
- the LOC131067785 gene encoding uncharacterized protein LOC131067785, whose amino-acid sequence MMPIEFEYKTLRIALQLNMTLSEVQKDYIMQLNALDELRKMVVQHTEIIQHQRAQWHDKYIKERKFKSRDWALIHDSRYKDIVGKLQTRWLGPYEIDEVFPNGAVRLTTIDPVRFKLLVNGHRLCLYHKPVTKEQFLQQFANQVQTTVPATSEENPLATVPAASKEDIMDAVPAASAGGLLGPQS is encoded by the coding sequence atgatgcccattgagtttgagtaTAAAACTCTTAGGATAGCTCTACAGTTGAATATGACTCTCTCAGAAGTACAAAAAGACTACATCATGcaattgaatgctctagatgagcTAAGAAAGATGGTTGTCCAGCATACAGAGATTATTCAACATCAACGAGCTcaatggcatgataagtatatcaaggagagaaaatttaaatctaGAGATTGGGCATTGATacatgattccagatataaggatattGTGGGGAAGTTGCAGACACGATGGTTGGGtccatatgaaatagatgaagtttttCCAAATGGAGCAGTTCGGTTGACAACAATAGACCCAGTAAGGTTCAAActtctagtcaatggtcatcgactatGCCTTTATCATAAGCCTGTAACAAAAGAACAATTCCTACAACAATTTGCCAACCAAGTGCAGACCACGGTTCCTGCAACATCTGAAGAAAACCCTCTTGCAACAGTTCCTGCAGCATCTAAAGAGGATATTATGGACGCAGTTCCTGCAGCTTCTGCAGGGGGCCTTCTTGGTCCTCAATCTTAA